The Halomonas binhaiensis nucleotide sequence ATGTAGCGGAGTATCATCCCGAGCAGTGCGATGACGAGCAGACCGCTACCCCCCAAACCGCTCAGGCACGTTGATGCACATAGCCAGACCCGCTGGTTGTGATGCATGACTGTAGTGCAATGGCTGTGATGCGATTCCGGGGCCCGTATGAACGGGCCCCTCACCCAAGGAGCAGAACATGGTCCAGACACCCTCCCCCCAGCGCCGCCAGAAACTCGCTGAATTGATCAGCGATGACATCAAGCGCTGGATCGCCACTGAAGGCATGGTGGAAGGAGATCGTCTGCCCAACGAGCGAGCACTGATGGAGCTGTACGGCTGTGCCAAGGGCACTGTCCGCGAAGCCCTCAAGATTCTCGAGGTCGAAGGACTGATCACCTTGAAGACCGGACCTGGCGGCGGCGCCATCCTGCATACGCCGAGCATGGAACCGGCCAGCCGCATGCTGCGTAATTTCCTTCACTTTCGCTCACTTGATGGATATCAGGTGTACCAGCTGCGCCGCCTGCTCGAAGTCGAGATGGCGGTCTCCGTCGTCGGCCTTCTCACAGAGAAAGACTTCGCCACGCTGGAAGCCAACATGAGCGACTGCGAGTGCGCACAATCCGACGCAGAAGACCATCGTCGACAGCGCTTTCTGGAGCTTGAGTTTCATAACTGCCTGGCGCGAGCCTGCCCCAACCCCTTGCTGGCTTTCATGTGCCGTTTCCTCAACGACATGCTGCGCGACCTGGTCGTGGTAAAGAAAGCCTATGTGCCTGAGCGCAAGCAGTTCGACAAGGCCAACCATCGCTATCACCGCGAACTGGTAGACGCTTATCGCGCCGAGGATGTCGAGCGGGTGCGAACACTGATGGATGAGCACATGCGCGACGCCGAAGGACATATGTCCGCGCTCGAGGCGGAGATGGCCAAGCAGATGCTGATCGTGCCAGAAACCCTGGCCCAAGGTTCGGAGCACTCACCGCTGCTGCAGATGTTCCAGCAACAACAACAGCAATGACTACCCGCGAGGACCTACGATGACCACTGAACTCTCCTCTTCATGCTCTTCTTCTGCACATCCTTCTCTTGCGCTGGATGTTGCCACGGACAGCGAACGTCTCTGGCAGTCGCTGATGGAGATGGCACGCCCTGGCGCCACGCCCAAGGGAGGGGTCAATCGCCAGGCACTGACCGACCTTGATCGCCAGGCACGCGACCTGTTCATCGAGTGGTGTCGCGCCGAAGGATGCAGCATTCGGGTGGACAGCATCGGCAATATCTTTGCTCGGCGCCCCGGCACCGATCCGAACGCTGCCGTGGTCATGACCGGCAGCCATCTTGATACACAGCCCACTGGCGGCAAGTTCGATGGCTGCTACGGCGTCATGGCCGGGCTCGAGGTCATCCGCACGCTGAACCGTCACGATATTCAGACGCGCGCCCCGCTCGAAGTGGTTGCCTGGACCAATGAGGAAGGCTGCCGGTTTGCCCCCTGCATGATGGGTTCCGGCGTGTTCACCGGCCAGTTGTCCGAGCATGAAATGCTGCACCAGACCGATACCGACGGCGTATCCGTGGCCGATGCACTGGATGCCATCGGCTATCGTGGCAGCGACCAGGTCGAGCGCGAAGGTATCAAGGCCTATTTCGAATGCCATATCGAGCAAGGGCCCATTCTTGAAGACCGTGAGACCACGATTGGTGTTGTCATCGGTGCACTGGGCCAGAAGTGGTTCGATCTGACCCTGACCGGCCAGGAAGCCCATGCCGGCCCAACGCCGATGTCACTGCGCAAGGACGCTCTACTCGGTGCCGCAGAGATCACCCAGGCCATCAATACCATTGCCATGCGTCATCCCCCACACGGCCGCGGCACCGTGGGTGTTCTGCAGCTGCACCCAGGATCGCGCAACGTCATCCCCGGACAGGTGAAGATGACCATCGACATGCGCCATTTCGACGCCGAGACGCTGGCCCAGATGGCGGAAGAGCTGCAACAGGCCGTGACTGACAGCTGCCAGCGCCACGGGCTGAGCGCAGAGCTAACACCAGCGGCGGACTTTGCCCCCGAGCATTTTGCCGAAAGCTGTGTCAGTGCGGTGCGCCAAGCCGCCGAGCGCCTGGGCACCTCGCATCTCGATATCGTCAGCGGTGCTGGCCATGACGCCATTTTCATGGGACGCATTGCCCCCGCGGGCATGATCTTCGTACCGTGTGAGAACGGTATCAGCCACAATGAAATAGAGAATGCGGCTGCCACAGACCTGCATACCGGCTGCAACGTGCTGCTCTATGCAATGTTGGAACAAGCAGGATTGGAACAAGCTGGCCTTGTCGACGGAGGAGAGAAATAAGCATGCCGACTTCTGTCACCACTGACGCTATCTCCACTGAGCTGAAGGATCTTACCGCCTGCGAAGCGCTGGACATGTTTCAGCGCGGCGAGCTATCGCCAGTCGAACTGACCCGGGATTGTCTCCAGCGCATCGACCGCGACAATCCCCACGTCAATGCTTTCAGTTGCCTGGCTGCGGAAACGGCGATGGAAGCCGCCAAGGCTTCCGAAGATCGCTGGCAGGCAGGACGTCCCTGCGGTCCTCTTGATGGTATTCCTGCCACCATCAAGGATCTCACCCAGACCGCCGACATGCCGACCTACTTGGGCTCAAAGACCACAGGCTCGAAGACCACCGGTTCAAAGACTACCGGCTCAAAGACCACGTCGGCCACGGGTCCTTGGCGGGTAGATGCGCCTGTCAGCCAGCACCTCAAGAACGCGGGAGCCGTCATCCTGGGCAAGACCACCTCCCCGGAATTCGGCTGGAAAGGTGTCACCGACAATCCCTTGCATGGCATCACCCGCAACCCTTGGGATACTCGCCTGACCCCCGGGGGATCATCCGGTGGCGCCGGTGCCGCTGCCGCCTTGAATCTGGGCCTGCTGCACCAGGGCAGCGATGCGGGAGGCTCGATACGCATCCCCTGCAGTTTCACCGGCACCTTTGGCATCAAGCCTACCTTTGGCTGGGTGCCGCAGTGGCCGGCCAGTGCCATGTCCACGCTGTCCCACATCGGCCCGATGACACGCACGGCAGCAGACAGCGCGCTCATGCT carries:
- a CDS encoding FadR/GntR family transcriptional regulator gives rise to the protein MVQTPSPQRRQKLAELISDDIKRWIATEGMVEGDRLPNERALMELYGCAKGTVREALKILEVEGLITLKTGPGGGAILHTPSMEPASRMLRNFLHFRSLDGYQVYQLRRLLEVEMAVSVVGLLTEKDFATLEANMSDCECAQSDAEDHRRQRFLELEFHNCLARACPNPLLAFMCRFLNDMLRDLVVVKKAYVPERKQFDKANHRYHRELVDAYRAEDVERVRTLMDEHMRDAEGHMSALEAEMAKQMLIVPETLAQGSEHSPLLQMFQQQQQQ
- a CDS encoding Zn-dependent hydrolase: MTTELSSSCSSSAHPSLALDVATDSERLWQSLMEMARPGATPKGGVNRQALTDLDRQARDLFIEWCRAEGCSIRVDSIGNIFARRPGTDPNAAVVMTGSHLDTQPTGGKFDGCYGVMAGLEVIRTLNRHDIQTRAPLEVVAWTNEEGCRFAPCMMGSGVFTGQLSEHEMLHQTDTDGVSVADALDAIGYRGSDQVEREGIKAYFECHIEQGPILEDRETTIGVVIGALGQKWFDLTLTGQEAHAGPTPMSLRKDALLGAAEITQAINTIAMRHPPHGRGTVGVLQLHPGSRNVIPGQVKMTIDMRHFDAETLAQMAEELQQAVTDSCQRHGLSAELTPAADFAPEHFAESCVSAVRQAAERLGTSHLDIVSGAGHDAIFMGRIAPAGMIFVPCENGISHNEIENAAATDLHTGCNVLLYAMLEQAGLEQAGLVDGGEK
- a CDS encoding amidase: MPTSVTTDAISTELKDLTACEALDMFQRGELSPVELTRDCLQRIDRDNPHVNAFSCLAAETAMEAAKASEDRWQAGRPCGPLDGIPATIKDLTQTADMPTYLGSKTTGSKTTGSKTTGSKTTSATGPWRVDAPVSQHLKNAGAVILGKTTSPEFGWKGVTDNPLHGITRNPWDTRLTPGGSSGGAGAAAALNLGLLHQGSDAGGSIRIPCSFTGTFGIKPTFGWVPQWPASAMSTLSHIGPMTRTAADSALMLSVLAQPDSRDGYLGNPRSVDWLAPPPASLKGWRIAYSPALGYVDVAPDIAARVEDAIALVKELGATVEEVDPGFDSPLETFNTLWFAGATQVLERLDDHQREQLDPGFRDIAQRGQNISLSQYLAARRERERLVAHMQAFHERYDLLITPTMPLAPFTAGHNVPPGGPYRDWMDWTPFSYPFNLTQQPAASLPCGLDDQGLPVGLHLVGPRYEDMRVLHAAILLEQHLPRLTPPALG